ATACTTTGGGCGGTGAAGTCAGATCTGGGTTCCAATCCCGACTCCTACAGTCACCAGCTGTGGatctttgggcaaattactccacctctctgggtcccagtttcttcatctttcaaaatggggatccaaaatatactgaatgtGATGATGGTTTTAAAGCCTTCAAATGCACTTGATGCTCGGCGAGTGCTCAGTGAGTTTTAGTTATCGCCGTTGCTGGCCCACGTGACCTGAGCGCAGAGGAGAGCGGGGAATAACAAATCGGAACCCACGTCCCTCCCACGGATTCTCCAAATCAGAACCCCAGGTGTCTGCAGGCCTGCCCCAGGCCTGCCCCCGACCCACAAAACACGTCACCTCCCTTACTTCCCACCACCCGCCTTCTTACCATGACTCCAAGGCCGGCTGCCGGAAGTGAATCCCTCCTACTCCCGGAACCGCTAAGAGCGCGTGTTCGGCCCTAATAGGACAGCGTAGAAGAGCATTGCATTCTGGGATCTGTAGTCCAGAGAGAACAGCTAGCGCTAATCCGAGGCATTATGGGAGTGGATTCTCCTCCTCCCGGCGTGCCCTGCGGCAGGGGGGCTGGTCCCGGAAGTTCCGAGACGGATTCCAGGTGCCAGCGAATCCTGTAAGGTACGCGTGGAAACTGGGGTCATGGCGGCGCACGGCCCAGCGCTCTGCCTCTTCGACGTGGACGGGACCCTGACGGCCCCGCGGCAGGTAAGCGGCGTCCGGCGGGCTGGCGGCAGCCGGTGCAGAGCCCCCTGCTGCTCCCAGACGGGGCTAAGGACCGCCTATCTCCCCTGAAGGGACCGAACTCTATTCTGGGTTCCTGGAGGAATGAGACGGAAGCTCCCACCAGCTCTTCAAGACCTCAGGGTGCTCGAAGAGATGGGACAGGCCGGAAAACTCTAGAGAGCAAGAAACTTGGGTTGGAAAACGCAGTTCTGGACTCTCACCTCCAGCCCCggatttgaaccccagctctgccccttaacCAGCTTGTGTGCCCTCCTCAGACCTATGACGTATGGTCTCTGCCTGTAGCCTGATGTGAAAGACACAGGTTTCCAGGTCAAACGGACCTGGTAGAGTCTCAGCTTTACCTCCTgacaactgtgtgaccttgagcaaagtcATTTAACCTCAGAGCCTCAGCATCTATGGCATTAAGTGGGGATATGACCTGTTGCATGTGGTGTTTGTGGGTGTCGAATGAAATCATATAAGTTCATGAAAGTATCTTGCATACGGTAGACTGGGTTCAATAATATTCAGTTAATATCAGCGACCGCCACCACTCCCTTCTCCAGCCCTGCAGTGGAGTGGGGTGATGGAGGAGACCTAGATTGCTGCAGGCTGCCTGCTGAGAACCTCCTTGGACTCCTAGAAACTTCTCATTTCCAGATTTTGTTGCCGTAGGCACGGATATGTTTCAGTTAAGATTAACATTTGTGATCTTTGCCCACTCTGACCTCCCCTTTGCACAGATTAGTCACTGAACACCAGCCATTTGAACTTGAGACTTGGCCGAAGTAGCCTCACTGTCTTCAAGTTCTAGCTCTACCCTGCTTAGTTTGGGCCAGGTGAAAGCAGTGGTATGTGTGCTCCAGAATTCACAACGAATGTCTGTGACCTTAGCTGTCCCTATCATTTTACCTTTCTGAGCCACAGGTGCTATGTATCTAGTGATGATGCTCAATTGCAAGTTCTCCAGAGGCCCTTTTTGATTCTAAGATTCAGTGATCCATGCACACCTGTAGGTTGTTAATTAGCGCATAGTGGTCTGGAGCCAGTGTCAGCAACTCATTGtttgtaaaaggccagatagcaAATACGTTTGTGTTTGCCGACCATATGGTCTGTAGTAACTACTCGACTTTAATGCAAAAGCAACCATAGACCTTATGTAGACATAGCATAGCTGCGTTCCAGTAAAACTGCTCTCAATTTGGCCCATTGGCTCTAATGGCCTCGGATTTACATTCCAAGCCTTTTTACACAGTATCATTAGACCCTTTTAacctttctccctctttcatcCCTGGTAGGAtagttgttatttccatttttaataaggaaacagactcagtgGAACCATGACTTTGATTTCACACAAGAGATCTGGTAcaagtctctgggcctcagggcaTCGTTATTTGCTAAGTTTGCCATTTTCTGCTACTGCTCCAAGGTGGAGGCTGTTGTGTTCCTAGGTGTGTCATTCAGGAACGTGCTTCTGATTCCCAGAAGGTCCCAGGATATATAAGCATAAAGTATGAAATAGCAGCGAGACCAGGCAACCCGCGGTGTTCTCCCTTAAAACATTTGAAACGTGATATTCTTTGGCGAATGTAAGTAAATTTTTacactcaaaaaaaaatctaattttaaagagaattgtttcagggcttccctggtggcacagcggttaagaatctgcctgccagtgcaggggacatgggttcgagccctggtccaggaagttcccacatgccacggagcaactaagcccgtgcgccacagctgctgagcccgcgtgccgcaactactgaagcccgtgcgtctagagctcgtgctccgcaacaagagaagccaccgcaatgagaagcctgcgcaccgcaatgaagagtagccccgctcgccgcaactagacagagcctgtgtgcagcaacaaagacacaacacagctaaaaaaataaataaattttaaaaataaaaaaaatagaattgtttCTATATGCTGGGTGCtcaaggttaaaaaataaagctattttaaaaataaaaactattttagcAACAGATCTGTTCATTGTACAACCTTTCCCTTCCTCAGTACTCGCATTCTCAAACATTGATAAGCACAAGACAATCCGAAAGCAATCAAATGGGTTATCTTTTCCCTCAGCTGCTGAAATAGTATATGACCTAAACAGGTAAAATATAATTAGAGTGAAGTCCAGAGCTTTGCACATTTTAGTGTTTTAGTAGAATTTTGCTGTTCTGAGTACTTTCCTAAGAAATGCCATTGCATCTAAAAGCAGTTGAGACTTAGAACTAGGATATAAACCTGGGTGAATTGTTTTCCAACTTCCTatcatgaaaaatttcaaacgtACAGAATCGCTGGAAAAGTATAGTACCCAAAACATCCATATTCCCACCACTTAAATTCAACAGTGATTGATAttaactttctctctttttttaatcttttctgtgCCACTTCCTAAGCTGTAGTCATAATGGTACTTCACCCCTAAATGTTCGCACCTGCAGCTCTTGAGGACAAGGACATATGTCGTAACCAAAGTACCGTCATCATACTTAAGGAAACTATCACCAATTCcctaatattattttataccctggtccaggggtcagcaaacttttttctgtaaaaagccagatagtaaatgGTTGGGGCtcgcaggccatatggtctctgtcacagctactcacaTCTATAGTTGTGGCCACAGACACCTCGGAAATGAATGGAtatatggctgtgttccagtcacTCTACAAAAACAAGCAGCATGCTGGGTCTGGCCCACAGGCCCTATTTTCTAACTCTTCCTTTACTCCACTCAGTTTTCCTTAATTGTCCCAAAAaagtcttttataattttttttttaatttttcagaaggTGAACTTCTAACATTTTTTCACCTTAATTCCAAGCTTTTGGCTCTTTCTCTGTGCTTTATTTTGTCTGGGATGATTTAGAATTCCTTGAAATTATCAGCACAAGAGTTATTTAGAAACATTATGACAATTTGGCTGTGTGGTTATTTTGCTCCAAATCTCTCCTGCGGTGTGGGGTAGTTTAGATGCTCTATTGTGGTCACGAGCAGCTAGGTCTTATTTCCTGTCAAAAAGTATTTGCTGCCATCTGGAAGCGAAAAGGTGTCTCTGACCAATGCAAGTTGCAGAGCACGTCTGATAGCTGGACAGCAATACCATTTAACTCATCAGTGTGCACAAGGGTCAAGAGAAAATAAAGTGTGCCCTTAGGCTTCTGTTTGAAGGTGGAAGTATTGCGTTTGTgttgcatttttaatattttgcagtCATGGGAATCTTCCCCACTTGCATTCTGACGTCGGCTCTGAGTAAAGCAGTTGTGGGGACTCTGGGACCCATTTTCACAATCACTGACTCAGAGGCCACTAGATTTTGTCTATTAGGTCAAGATTCCACCGGAAGATGTAGAAAAGATTGCACTCTGATGTAAGCCCTTCTGTACAATTTTATTAATCATATGCATGTATtactctaaaaaaattttttttaggaaaaggataagggcttccctggtagcgcagtggttgggagtccgcctgccaatgcaggggatgcaggttcgtgccccagtccgggacgatcccacgtgccacggagcggctgggcctgtgagccatggccgctgagcctgcgcgtccagagcctgtgctccacagggggagaggccacagcagtgagaggcccgcgtaccaaaaaaaaaaaagaaaaggagaagattgAATTCTGGATGTTTTTGTACTGAAGTTGAGTtaagtgggttttttgtttttaatttctggtAACTTTATTTGTGTAGATATTCCATGTAAGTGTACAATTAAGATTGCtaaaagtaatgaaataaaagtttaaaaacttcaTTGTGATTTGCTTGAACACAGGGATATCTTTTCATGtcagtttaaaatttcttttgaatgGGCACACGGTTTGGAATTTAACTAGCATAAAATTATACCACTGAGAccactatttattttttcttaatatttatttatttattttggccgcactgggtcttagttgccgcatgcggactcttagttgcagcatgcaggatccaattccccgaccagggatggaacacaggccccctgcattgggagtgcagagtcttacccactggaccaccagggaagtcttgagGCCACTATTTATAGATAGAGCTTTTCTTTCAGGAGAGACTGAAAAATCTAGTGGTCTTACTCtaaggctttttgtttgtttatataattataataaatcaaCTCTCAACTTCCTCTTTAATCTcattatgttattttgttttaatcaacTTATATCCATAAATGGAGCACAGTGTGGCATTTGAAAGGACTGGGGTAGGTCTACATGCGTTGTGGAAAGATCACAACTTAGTGCTGAGAAAGCAAGTCATTGCACAAGATGTGGAATGAGTCCACTTGTGTTTCAAAAAGCACCtatttatatatgtgcatatagacaagtgtatatataaatgcacagaaaaaagGCTAGAGCAGTACATAACAGCTGTTAATATATTTCTTGTGTGTTTTAAACTaggtaaaaataagtaaaatttaacaAGTTTTTTTCCGATAAAAAAGTTGATGTCCCAAAAGCACGACTAAATAGTTGGTCTTATCTGTAGACCTAGAAACCAAATTGGCAGTTATAAAAATAAGGGTTATATCACTCTTGGGATTTTAGTCTCCCGATTACTTCGTGACTCTTGactgttgtgtttttctttttgaaatgcagAAAATCACCAAAGACATGGATTGCTTTCtacaaaaactgaggcagaagatcaAAGTTGGAGTCGTAGGCGGGTCGGACTTTGAGAAAGTACAGGAGCAACTGGGAAACGATGGTAAACTCCACATTGCTGGCTACATTTTGGTAAAAGGTCAACTTCTCATGAGGACGTTGGGACCTGTTGCCATTTAGTATCACAGGAGCCCCAAGCCCTCATCCCCGTATGGCAGGCTTCAGGCTTCCTGCTTCCTTGTTTGGGGaaacattttctctgcctttatttttcctctgtttttagtCCTATAAATAAATTTCTGGAGTTGCTAGTGGAACAGTTGGTACTCGGATACATGGACAGATTCACCTAGAAAGATGGGTGTCTGTTTCTCGGCCTGCAGTCCTTCCTGTTGGTCCCCATTAACTGCCCTTCTGGCCTCAGTTCGGGCCCCATCTCCTGACGTTCTTCTCACCCAGGTGTTGAGGGGTGCTCCGGGTCTTCATGCTTCCCTCTGTTGCCCTATCGCAGTGTTCCCCAGAGTTCCCTAGTCGGGAGGCACCCAGGCTCCTCCCCACCTAGTGAACCAGAATCTCAAGCCCAGGACCCCAGGAAGGTGGAGATTCTTACGTGCCCCTTCACTGGAGATTCTGAAGGGCATGGGTCTGTAGGGCATGGGAATCATACTTTAGCAACTACCCTCAAAGAGAGTCTAGTGCTGTGGGTGCAGCACTCTGATGATTGGAAACTGTCTGGTTATGTTTGGCTTGAAGACTAGTGCTATGGGTTATTCATCTCCACGGCCCCAGGGCCTCCAGGGTGCCTGGCCTATAAGAAATAGCaggtagagagagagatggattgAGCATTCTtcttggcactgttgacatttcgGGCCAGTAATTCTAtatgtcctgtgcactgtaggatgtttagcagcatccctggcctctactcacttgATACCAGTAGTGCTGCCACACccagtgtgacaaccaaaaatgtctccagacactgccagtTGTCCccagggggcaaaatcacccccagttgagaaccactgttctagatgTAATATCTTACAGTGCGAATCTGTGTGGGGTGTATTTATTGAACCAGTTACTGAAAGAGGGATCTGTGTAGTCCCTTTAAAACTCTCTGTTCTGGTTACACTTAATTTTCCTTGTAGATGCTCTGTTTAGAAATGCTATAAACAACATAATGGGACACATTAAGACCCGGGGATCCTGTTACCTGGTCCTGATTGCCCTTTCTGCCTCTGGTCACgtaattaaccacaggctcagagaggttttgtCAGTGTAGCACAGCGTCTTACATTTCAGAGAGTAAGAGTTAAAACTCCAGAATCAAAACAGTAGCGAGCCAGAAGAAAGTGGAAGACCCacctgtatcagaatcacctgaggagctcATTCAGATGGAGATGTGGGAGCCCCACCCAACACATAgtgcctgggaatctgcattttggcAGGCACCTAGAGTTTGAGGCTCCATTAAGATTTATGTGGGTGGTCTTCAAATGTGAATGAATATAAGTATCGCCTgaagagctttaaaaaacaaaatctgattCTTAACCTGGCCTCTGCAGATTGTGATTCAGAAACCTTGGGAGCAGAGCCTGGAATTCTGCAGATTTTCATCACTGCCCCAGTGATGCAGATTCACAGTGGGGTTTGGGAGCCATCGTTGAGGTGCCCACCGAGTCTCCAATCTGCAGCCTAATtgtcatcttttaaatttataatgaaGAGCcttcttaaaaaagtttttaaggaGCTTTTTTTCCACCCTCGCCAATCTGTTAAGATGAGATAGCCTTTCACAGTCATTACTGGAGTTTAGCATTTTTATTGGCGATTAGTGTTaatcaagaaatagaaacacagggTCCAATTCATTGCattctcaattttgttttgttggcaGTGGTTGAAAAATATGATTATGTGTTTCCAGAAAATGGCTTGGTAGCATACAAAGATGGGAAACTCTTGTGCAAACAGGTAGGTTTGCAAGTATCCAAACTACTCTGTACTACTAgtgaaatgttttctaaaaaggTATTTGATATTGAATGCCTCCAGGGAGTTATATCTGGGAGAAGAGTGGTAATGAATCTTCACCCTGTATTGTTTACATTTTGGATATTGAACCATGTGACTAGTACACATTCCAAATTGTTAActaaatttttataattgtttttcaaGGTTACTTAATCTAATATTTCTATTATGGTAGCAAAGACTAGGGCAAGTTGCCTTGCTGCAAGCATTTCTAAGAGGTACCATGTAGCTCTTATTACCATTAAGATCGTTCTATTCAGACGTAAGAGGAAGCCAAAGTGgaacaaatatattttctatcagTGTCTGCAgatattttaattgaataaaagGCAGCAGCAATAAACTCTTTGGGGCTTTCAGGAAGCACTTGAGAGATAATGAATACAAAAATCTTGAGTAATGAAGCAGAAAATGGTTTTGACTGAGGCCCTTTCTGGTTTGCCTAATGTTTTCAaccagagaaaaagggagaaaaggagaaaggcagTGGGGTGTGTCCCCACCACTGCTTGGTGACCCTCCAGCCACAGAGGCTGAAGACCTGGGTTTGCTGGAAAGCCATTTTGAAAAGGCCTCCTATTGTGTCAAGTTAACTCCAGTATTTTCTTTATCTAGAACATTCAAGGTCACCTGGGTGAGGCCCTAATCCAGGATTTAATCAACTACTGTCTGAGCTACATCGCGAAAATTAAACTCCCGAAGAAAAGGTGGGTTTGCTTTTAGCAAAGAAGCGCCCCTGGAATATGGCGTGATGCCATCTGGTGGGTTGGAGCCAACTTAACTCCAAAGCCAGGTGCTTAGTAAGGGACCACTGGAAACCTTCTGTAAAGCCAGCGGTAGACCAATGATCACATAAATGATGGTGCGTCCACGTGACGGAAGTTGAAAACTATATGCTTTCAAAGGCTATCAGTTAAGGCACATGCCTGTGAAACAGCAGTGTGGGAAACGCAGCATCAGCCCAGGCCCCAGCTCAGGAGTCTCAAACTGGAGGCCTCCGGGCCAAATCCCATGCAAAGCCAAGTTCAGTTGGCCCCTGGTGTTCAGTAAAATCTGCATTAAGTGCTATCATTTAAAAGTCTGATTTCACACTTTAAAATACCTGGGTTTCCGGCTTCTGCAGCATCTGAAAACCCGGCAGCTCGATGCTCCCTCCTAGGTGGCAGCAGCCTGGCGGGCAGCgctgcccccctccccatcccccagtcTTTCACGGGCCACTTGTCTCATTTTTCTGGCCTCGGTAGGCATTTGATTCGGGAACGTACCTCTTGTTCTGAATACTGTTATCTCACttcccatttttaaataataacaacagtaatgtGCACACATGCCCACAGTTAAAAGATTGGCAGAAAACGGACCATATGCTAATGGTGGTTGTTTCTTGGTAATGAGATTTCAGGTGGTTTCTTTGAAATACTTTTCATCTTCTCGGTTTTCTGCACTTAATGTGTAACACCCTAATGATTAGAGGGTGAAACATTTCTTAAAGGGTGATTGAATTTCAAGACATGCTGGAGTTTCGAGAGTGCTCGAGACCTGTTTCCAGAATTTCCGAAACAGATGCCCCTGCTCGGCACCTCCTCTCGGAGGGCAGGGGCTTCCTTTTTCACATCTGTCCCAGGTAGGGGGATGGATGAGACAGGAGGGACCCGAAGTCCATCTTTCTGGCAGCTGGGAGACGGCCCGTGAGGGTTCCTTATCCTGTGCTGTTGACTTTTACATATATTAGAAATTCTCCATTGTAGAAAGTGAACATATAACGTACCCCAGGTCATTTCAGTCTTTACTTTGGGCTGAGCATTGAGGGAGGATAAAAAAAGGATAAGATACACTCCTGTCCTCCAAAGAAGATGTCATCTAGTGAGAGGGCCCAGCGTGCAGAGCTGTGACTCCGAATTAGCCTGAGACACCCGGTGAATTCAGAAGGCAGAGCTGAGTTCCTCCTTGATCGGCGTTTACCCACATTGCTCGTGGGTCTAATGCTATGTCCCACACACGCCAGGCAAGTGTAGTAAGACGTCACATCGTCCAGGTCTTCAGGGGGGAAGTGAATGCTTGATCAACCGCCTTAGTCCTGGTTTTTAGAACAGAAGCCTTTCTACAGTGCAtcagcctccctccctgccttgggCATGACCTCTTTTACTGACAGTTTAGGACCCACAGGCCTAGTATCCCCCCTGGGAATGATCACCAGGGCCCCATACCCCAGTGTAGATGTAGAAGGTATAGGCGACAGGCTGGTCTGTACTGAGTCCAGGACAACCGGGACGGGGTGTTTGAAAAAGTGTCGTAGGTGCACATACGTTGTTGTATCGTTTGCCTCTTTCTCTGCAAGTTGAACACAGCAGCGGAAGGATCCAGTGATGGAGATACCGCTATTTTTACTTTACTTGCTTCCCAGTTTTTTAGATAAACtggtacttttcatttcaggagCCCTTTCAGGGGGGCTCAGAGCAAGTGCCATTAGCCCCTTTCTGAGCTCAGAGCAGAGCGGTGCCCAGGGTCCCTGGTAAGTGGCGGCATTGGCGTGGAATCTGGtcccagccccaggcctggcGTGTGGCCTTGAAGTATTATTACTGAGGCTCACCTGGGGATCCTCAGCAGCTTTTCCTGTGTTGCTTTTCTTGGTAAAAATCAGCATTTCACTAGGTCACTTGCAAAGGTGTCTgggacatatattttcaaattcctCAGAGAACTTGAAGAGCTAGTAATCATTTTCATAGCTCTTTGTTAACTATAACATTGTCTGTCAAGAGCAGCACCGTCCAGCAGAAATGTAATATGAGCCACATGTGCCGTTTTTTCCGCTTTCCGTggccatgtttaaaaaaaaaaaaaaccaacggAAAGgaataggtgaaattaattttaatatgttttatttaaccgACTATATCCAAACTATAGTCATTTCAAATATAGTCAGTATAAAGCATTGTCAATGATGGTTACACTCCTTTTTCATACGAAATCTGTGAACTCTGATCTCAGGTCAGATCAGCCACAGTTTTCAGGGCTCTCTAGCCACGTGAGGCTCGTGGCCGCCACACGCCCCAGCACAGCACCGCCAAAGGCTGATCACACCCGCCTCTGCCATCGGAATcgccccacttttttttttttgaccacacctcggcatgcgggatcttaatgccccgaccagggatcgaacccatgccccctgcagtggaagtgcagagtcttagccgctggaccgccagggacgtccCTGGAATTGGCCCGCTTTTTAGCCTGTCTGTCCATCTGTTGTGTTGCTCAAATAAATGATGTATCTCTGGGACCTCCGTCCCCTTTTCCTCCCCAGGGGTACTTTCATCGAATTCCGAAATGGGATGTTGAATGTGTCCCCCGTCGGAAGAAGCTGCAGCCAAGAAGAACGCATTGAGTTCTACGAACTGGATCAGGTGAGTCTTTATGAAATAGCCGGGTGTTGTGCACGTGTGGTGTGCACCTCTGCGGCCAAGAAAGTGTGCTTCTAATGCAGTGGACTATCggtatctttttgttttcctcagaaAGAAAGTATAAGACAGAAATTCGTGGAGGATCTGCGGAGAGAGTTTGCAGGGAAAGGCCTCACGTTTTCCATAGGTATCATGCATTCAAGCGGGCTTCAGGCTCTGGGAGCTGTTTGCTGGGAGGTGGTTGTGGGCCGGTGTGCTCTTGAACTTGGACGGTGACGAGTTTGCAGCTGGGCTGTCCGTGGCAGGAAACTGCCCTCCTGCCTGATCAGCGCTAGCCGGGACTCAGGTTGGGAGATGACTTCCACGCTGCTGGGTTTGGTTCTAAATCCTCGCCCAGCAGGATTTTTCCTGCCTGCACTTCTCCTAGTCAAAAATAAGATTGCTTAATGAAGAGTGAGAACTTATCCCCACACCTTTGGGCAGAAGACAGCTAGCTCATGGGTGACTGTAGGAGAGAGGTGGGACAGGGCCTCTTAGATCAAGTAGACTGAATGTGTTCTGGAATCCTGTGATGTTCGAATGGCAAGGAACCTTCGAAGTCACTTGGGCTGGTTTTACAAATCAAGAAGCCGAGGCCCAGAAAGGGGAAGCCACTTGTCTAGGTTCACGAAATTTCT
The sequence above is a segment of the Orcinus orca chromosome 16, mOrcOrc1.1, whole genome shotgun sequence genome. Coding sequences within it:
- the PMM2 gene encoding phosphomannomutase 2 isoform X3, which translates into the protein MAAHGPALCLFDVDGTLTAPRQKITKDMDCFLQKLRQKIKVGVVGGSDFEKVQEQLGNDVVEKYDYVFPENGLVAYKDGKLLCKQNIQGHLGEALIQDLINYCLSYIAKIKLPKKRGTFIEFRNGMLNVSPVGRSCSQEERIEFYELDQKESIRQKFVEDLRREFAGKGLTFSIGGQISFDVFPDGWDKRYCLGHVEKDGYETIYFFGDKTMPA
- the PMM2 gene encoding phosphomannomutase 2 isoform X1 gives rise to the protein MAAHGPALCLFDVDGTLTAPRQKITKDMDCFLQKLRQKIKVGVVGGSDFEKVQEQLGNDVVEKYDYVFPENGLVAYKDGKLLCKQNIQGHLGEALIQDLINYCLSYIAKIKLPKKRGTFIEFRNGMLNVSPVGRSCSQEERIEFYELDQKESIRQKFVEDLRREFAGKGLTFSIGGQISFDVFPDGWDKRYCLGHVEKDGYETIYFFGDKTMPGGNDHEIFTDPRTVGYTVTAPEDTRRICEELFC
- the PMM2 gene encoding phosphomannomutase 2 isoform X2 produces the protein MAAHGPALCLFDVDGTLTAPRQKITKDMDCFLQKLRQKIKVGVVGGSDFEKVQEQLGNDVVEKYDYVFPENGLVAYKDGKLLCKQNIQGHLGEALIQDLINYCLSYIAKIKLPKKRGTFIEFRNGMLNVSPVGRSCSQEERIEFYELDQKESIRQKFVEDLRREFAGKGLTFSIGGQISFDVFPDGWDKRYCLGHVEKDGYETIYFFGDKTMPMPAKHPQSCLCPS